Genomic DNA from Deltaproteobacteria bacterium GWC2_65_14:
ACCCGCTCGGTGACGTAGTCGGCGGCGTACCGCTGGACCGCGAGGGCGATCATCTTCCGCGCCTTCTGCGACGCCTCCTCCTTGAACTCCTCGTCCATCGTCCGGATCTTCTTCCCGGCCTCGAGCCTCGCCTCGTTCGTGACCATCTCTACGAGCTCCGACTTCGCCTGCTCCGCGGTGACCCCCCCGATCCTCTCGAGGTTCTCCTTCGCGGCCCGGCCCAGTTCGTCCACCTCGCCCTTCTCCCGCTCGAGCCGTTTCCCGAGCTCGCCCAGCTCCTGCTCCTTCTTCGCGTATCCCTGGGAACGGTCCTCGAGCGCCTCGGTCTTCCGGTCGAGGGCATCCTCCTTCTGGAGAAGCCGCTTCTCGAGCTGGCCGATCTCGTTCTTCCTCTCCCGCGTCTCCCGCTCGAAGTCCAGCTTCACCTGGAGCTGGTAGTCCTTCGCGTAAAGCGTCGCTTCCTTGACGATGTTCTCGGCCTCCTTCTTCGCGCGCTGGAGAACCTCCTCCGCCTTCGCCTCCGCTTCCCGGGCCTTCCCCTCGGCGGTTTTCTTCTTGGCCAAAAGCGACAGGATCCCCAACGACAGAACGGCAACCAGCGCCGCCAGCACGGCATGAACGATCATATTCGTATCCAACGGGTGCCTCCTGGGTGTTGCATCTATTTCAAGTCCGTACCCGGGCATCCCGCGCGACCCGGATGACCCCTTCGTCGGTCACGACCGCATCGACGGGGACGTCCCAGGCCTCCACGGGAACCTCCGGAACGAGTTGCCAGAAAAACGCGAGCCCCACCACGACCGCCGGGGGGACCAGCCCCGAGAGGAAGCGGTCGTAGTACCCGTACCCCTTGCCGAGCCTCCTCCCGAGAGGATCGAACGCCATCCCCGGAACCAGGACCAGGTCGAACCCGTTTCTCGTCCCCTCCGACCCGTCCCGGACGACAGGCTCCCTCACTCCGAATCTGCCCGGTTCCCATCCGTCGCCTTCCCCGTGCGGGAAAAACGACAGGTTCCCGTCGGCGGCCACCCGGGGGTAGAAAAGGCGGGACCCCGTCGCGAGGTAGCCGTCCCGGATCCGGTCGGTGCCCACCTCCCCGCGCACCGCGGAGTAGAGCGCCACCTTCCGGCCGGCAACCGGCGGAAAGGCCTCCAGCAAATTCCGCTGGGTCCGGAGGCTTCTCGCGGCCCGGTCGCCGCGGGGTCCCTCCGGCCTCCACCGGCTCCGTTCGCTCAGCCGGAGAAGCGCCTTGCGCTCCGAAACGAGCATCGGGCATCCTTCCGCATGGGGATGAAACGGGAGGCAGGATCGCGAATAAGGAGAGAACCCGGAGCATGCATTTCCGGGTCCGCCTGGGAAAACAGTCTATGACGAAGCGGACAATCCTTATTCGGAGGTACCGCAAAAAAAACCGTTCCTGCCGCCCGGATCTATGTAAACGGCTTCCGCCTTACGAACCACCCGTGGTAAAGCCCCTGTCCCGTGCCGTGCCGGCAGTTGAGTCGAACCTGGCTCTCACCAGGTGGGCTCCCGGGTGCGGCGCCTTCAGGCTTCCCCAGTGAAGGGGCCTGCTCACCGGCGCCGGGTAGGGTGCCCGTTCTCTAAGTGTTGGCTCTGACTCTCCCACCGGTCACGAGCACAACAGGGGCTGTTCCGTCGTCC
This window encodes:
- a CDS encoding 5-formyltetrahydrofolate cyclo-ligase → MLVSERKALLRLSERSRWRPEGPRGDRAARSLRTQRNLLEAFPPVAGRKVALYSAVRGEVGTDRIRDGYLATGSRLFYPRVAADGNLSFFPHGEGDGWEPGRFGVREPVVRDGSEGTRNGFDLVLVPGMAFDPLGRRLGKGYGYYDRFLSGLVPPAVVVGLAFFWQLVPEVPVEAWDVPVDAVVTDEGVIRVARDARVRT